The following are encoded in a window of Leptodactylus fuscus isolate aLepFus1 chromosome 9, aLepFus1.hap2, whole genome shotgun sequence genomic DNA:
- the GLT8D1 gene encoding glycosyltransferase 8 domain-containing protein 1 — protein MSCRKVNIVIIVLAAVVFLLILHHNLLGLSDILKRQSSDTSLIGFQRIDFLPEAPEEKKIAEIPVVITAVESRLGGAIAAINSISSNTQSTVTFYIVTMNDTREHLRTWISDSKLKNIKYKILDFDPQVLEGKIRADERVKPLTFARFYLPDLVPGVEKIIYLDDDIIVQGDILELYKTPIKVGQAAAFSEDCDSVTSKYLVRGAGSQYNYIGYFDYKKETIRKLGMKASTCSFNPGVFVANLTEWRLQNITRQLEKWMELDIAEELYSKTLAGSITAPPLLIVFYKMHSSIDPMWHVRHLGSSTGKRYSFQFVNAARLLHWNGHFKPWGRAASYSEIWEKWYVPDPTGKFSIIRRHTEADGSK, from the exons ATGTCATGCCGCAAAG TGAATATAGTTATTATAGTGTTGGCTGCGGTggtcttcctcctcatcctccatcatAATCTACTGGGCCTAAGCGATATATTGAAGAGGCAAAGTTCAG ATACCAGCCTTATAGGATTTCAGCGTATAGATTTTCTCCCTGAAGCTCCAGaggagaaaaaaattgcagagaTCCCTGTGGTTATCACTGCAGTAGAAAGCCGACTTGGAGGAGCCATTGCTGCGATCAACAGTATTTCCAGTAATACCCAGTCCACCGTCACTTTCTACATTGTAACCATGAATGATACCAGGGAACATCTAAG GACCTGGATTAGTGACTCTAAGCTTAAAAACATCAAGTATAAAATTCTGGACTTCGATCCTCAGGTTCTTGAGGGGAAAATCCGAGCGGATGAGCGTGTAAAACCT TTAACATTTGCAAGATTCTACCTCCCTGATTTGGTCCCTGGAGTAGAGAAAATCATATATCTGGATGACGATATCATTGTTCaag GTGATATTTTAGAACTTTACAAAACTCCAATAAAAGTGGGACAGGCAGCAGCTTTCTCTGAGGATTGCGATTCAGTCACTTCAAAGTACCTGGTCAGAGGAGCCGGTAGCCAG TATAACTATATAGGATATTTTGACTACAAGAAGGAGACAATTCGGAAGCTGGGCATGAAGGCTAGTACCTGCTCTTTTAATCCCGGTGTCTTTGTAGCCAATCTAACTGAATGGAGACTGCAGAATATTACCAGGCAGCTAGAGAAATGGATGGAGTTGGATATAGC GGAAGAACTGTATAGCAAGACACTAGCTGGCAGTATCACCGCACCGCCACTACTCATTGTATTCTACAAGATGCACTCTAGTATTGACCCGATGTGGCATGTCAGGCACTTGG GTTCAAGTACCGGAAAGCGTTATTCCTTCCAGTTTGTGAATGCCGCCAGGCTTCTTCATTGGAATGGACACTTTAAACCCTGGGGACGAGCAGCCTCGTATTCTGAAATTTGGGAAAAATGGTATGTTCCAGATCCCACTGGTAAATTTTCCATTATCAGAAGGCACACAGAAGCTGATGGATCCAAATAA